A genomic window from Salvelinus sp. IW2-2015 linkage group LG13, ASM291031v2, whole genome shotgun sequence includes:
- the LOC111971346 gene encoding solute carrier family 41 member 2-like, whose translation MANTGQQDDQLAQSDSVGAGKHNRHHYGSCPAPDAQHPGGHHRLPNRAQSPSNSNIFNELCPYTETDPLFPNGHMPGSKVNEKVMEKDPEDCSAQDGVREMPSESVRSMVLQILVPFLLAGLGTVSAGMLLDVVQHWEVFQRVTEIFILVPALLGLKGNLEMTLASRLSTAVNVGKMETAREKWSLIIGNLALKQMQATVLGLLAALAAVVLGWVLEGDMLLNHAALLCSASVTTAFLASLLQGIIMVGVIIGSKRIGINPDNVATPIAASFGDLITLAILACLSQGLYECIELYPYVSYLVCLFFLGLTPLWVVVSSRNPASRILLYTGWEPIITAMVISSIGGLILDTTVSDPNMVGIIVYTPVMNGIGGNLVAIQSSRIATDLYHHCPPRQVSEDRRSCYNPCRTFCGSGANHRSAQVLLLLVVPGHLIFLYTIHLMKGSTSPTPVFITFFLAVALLQVFTLLCIADWMIPCLWRTGKDPDSYSIPYLTALADLLGTALLVLAFFLLWLVGEKVPTGD comes from the exons ATGGCCAACACTGGGCAACAGGATGACCAACTGGCCCAGAGTGACAGCGTGGGTGCAGGAAAACACAACAGGCACCACTATGGGTCCTGCCCAGCCCCAGATGCACAACATCCAGGGGGTCACCATCGACTCCCAAATAGAGCTCAGTCCCCATCCAACAGCAACATCTTTAATGAACTCTGTCCATACACCGAGACAGACCCACTTTTCCCCAATGGACACATGCCTGGCTCCAAGGTCAATGAGAAAGTTATGGAGAAGGACCCAGAGGATTGTAGTGCCCAGGATGGTGTCAGAGAGATGCCCAGTGAGTCTGTTAGGTCCATGGTTCTGCAGATACTGGTGCCCTTCCTACTGGCTGGACTGGGGACGGTGTCAGCTGGGATGTTACTGGACGTAGTTCAG CATTGGGAGGTGTTCCAGAGAGTCACAGAGATCTTCATACTGGTGCCAGCTCTACTGGGCCTGAAAGGAAACCTAGAGATGACCCTGGCCTCCAGACTTTCAACAGCA GTGAACGTGGGGAAAATGGAGACCGCCAGAGAGAAATGGAGTTTGATTATTGGGAACCTGGCACTAAAACAG ATGCAAGCCACAGTGCTGGGTCTACTGGCTGCCCTGGCAGCGGTGGTCTTGGGCTGGGTACTGGAGGGAGATATGCTTCTCAACCAcgctgctctcctctgctcagcCAGCGTAACTACTGCCTTCCTTGCTTCCTTGCTGCAGG GGATCATCATGGTGGGAGTGATCATCGGCTCCAAGAGGATTGGCATCAACCCAGACAACGTGGCCACGCCCATCGCTGCCAGCTTTGGTGACCTCATCACCCTGGCCATCCTGGCCTGCCTGAGCCAGGGGCTCTACGAATGCATCG AGTTGTATCCCTATGTGTCGTACCTGGTGTGTCTGTTCTTCCTCGGACTGACCCCTCTGTGGGTGGTCGTCTCCTCCAGAAACCCAGCAAGTCGCATTCTACTCTACACAGGCTGGGAACCAATCATCACTGCCATGGTCATCAGCAG TATCGGAGGACTCATCTTGGACACAACTGTATCTGACCCGAACATGGTGGGAATAATAGTCTACACGCCAGTTATGAATG GTATTGGGGGGAACCTGGTTGCCATCCAGTCCAGTCGTATAGCCACTGATCTGTACCACCACTGCCCACCGAGGCAGGTGTCTGAGGATCGCAGGAGCTGCTACAACCCATGCAGGACCTTCTGTGGCTCAG GAGCCAATCATCGCTCTGCCCAGGTGCTGCTCCTGTTGGTCGTACCGGGTCACCTGATCTTCCTGTACACAATCCACTTGATGAAGGGCAGCACCTCTCCCACACCTGTCTTCATCACCTTCTTCCTAGCTGTAGCCCTCCTACAG GTCTTCACACTGCTATGTATTGCTGACTGGATGATCCCTTGTCTGTGGCGGACGGGCAAAGACCCTGACAGTTACTCCATCCCCTACCTCACTGCTCTGGCAGATCTATTGGGCACAGCCCTCCTGGTTCTGGCCTTCTTCCTGCTCTGGCTCGTAGGGGAGAAAGTTCCCACTGGAGACTGA